A portion of the Phyllopteryx taeniolatus isolate TA_2022b chromosome 15, UOR_Ptae_1.2, whole genome shotgun sequence genome contains these proteins:
- the sec16a gene encoding protein transport protein Sec16A isoform X3 — protein sequence MQPPPRTGPQGASGPPPSGPNMFRRTRPLKHTAASTAAAPASMPPSTQPMTDPFAFVRAPPPMGAEGVQVPHSDSLLTQAPPDSTYTLPGPGLAPQPQTSEGVPAAPAGPPLSSLPGVPMFSPHSSAAPGVHTGYAPSHSEQGYFNSREHTSAVAAEPPSVPSAPVPFNQESHAQSPPQPVTFQPVPPAASSSQRTSDHGSRPPSVQNYFQPTSDPPQQPFNPQPQAQMYPSNAPTPPTQFRHHQMQNPLPHQNPGNAPSPHYAGLNMTQQHNSHIQHQSYFMQTSAPQVVWFNQAPQDPGYHQVATAPVHLQPDSDSGSHRVPDMGPQHGSASATVPYAQESGTLAMFFNDDVENEETLAGERKKVLNGIPESSHSQNNPQGAPPAHSGLSGVPIDNQGSRFQDHSHIPYMNDGNATSHRRSPNPPDARYDHVENLECVPNQEVLPNEIHGSPAGLPAAHGMDTYGTGPNLETPDSIPRPIRSASASSNYSNMSHGSGTASRRHQGVVGTFIQQESPRLAEDANLPSTAVAAAGGYFEQIDSSPAGDAATQPSSSEQMWPSTPSPPKPTGTFQASANSSFEPVRSHGVGVRPAEFDRAKMVAEGGADPTLGNLEQPPDNMENIYGPGHPLPIGVPQLTNPVVQSHSRPSSRAFGASRPCESPATTLWAQGEPTSLGASILLAPAAPTVLAPLREPSGDVIQPPEDGPLDLHPHQRIPQQHSENLENPPKVSELDTVSSQGNMGYASLLVSESIQQPVLIAPPVSNSVIPPSTFAQVASLSTTPVRTHGQGTSISLAPVLSPSQNPLSPPAPTSNPFPLNLTRESAEVTTSGIASAQPHPVPPSFSHGPSLSGDPHFVLPVNPLASLATASVTNHNQPSNYELLDFSMHQSQSQNQASGHPSTLHESQQSSNGFYMQVTKDAQHGLRVDVNAPVQTSGPSATSQVTAASLSSATPVLPVSSPSAPMVLTAPSSSAPPVPLASSSNTGVSLTSSIAGTDSQQPPPEPARIAEANAAAQGQSDASFPVRGVEPFPGQYPALMQGPATASVPPRPLPPGSLPPASAQQAPAEPPRPPSSAGSQQGYGYPPPGPGHMYGGYYGNYGEYPDGRTPYPPGPYPPGDPRAQQYYQDGPYKSRGDPWYGRYEGPNPAYRDPNYQCREPPPERPSSRASQYSDRPPSRQGYPEDYHRANRSAYDEYYANYAKHYDYAGYNYGQYDPRYGGYYDQSYWSTYDDRYRSRDNYYNQQMYPARKEGYEDQWRYYPGYDSSFDDDYRRRGGDAYNDDFDRRSVHSEQSAHSVHSSHSHHSRRSSFSSRSQQSQMYRSQPDLVSAVYDATASTLAVDYSYGQYPNQTDASQNYGQYLYPSEYTADSTWLTPEQPPPRPATPEKFTMPHRCACFGPGGHLVQVLPNLPSAGQPALVDIYNLETVLQNTLDQEELLSFPGPLVKEETHKVDVIKFSQNKALACSHDNNLLDRDSACLLWDFIVLLCRQNGTVVGTDIADLLLKEHRSVWLPGKSPNEANLIDFNNEPLARAEEEPEAGPLSHIFMTVPENVGEETEHFRELLLFGRKKDALEAAMKGGLWGHALLLASKMDNRTHARVMTRFANSLPINDPLQTVYQLMSGRMPASATCCGEEKWGDWRPHLAMVLSNLTHTLDLDTRTITTMGDTLASKGLIDAAHFCYLMAQAGLGVYAKKTTKMVLIGSNHSLPFYHFATNQAIQRTEAYEYAQSLGSQPCSLPNFQVFKLIYACRLAEAGLSAQAFHYCEVISRTVLVQPSYYSPVFISQVIQMSEKLRFFDPQLKEKPEQELFNEPDWLIQLRELAGQIRTGTVTYSADRRSPTQFTSSSPSSDLDLPIPAEPNDELDGPGSDNPLMSSLLPGPTPQGVQLMPPAPTSILQDGMAPPQPPCDMPQFYPVPPSGPAGHVPVSGYPPHDLAYAPPHFQPPPVQSEMYPGAHQHPGPPPPHMGQMSPLMPPPQVPHSPVQGSHPPLQMPAHVPPSPGHMGTPPEMQINQPISPHRSSLTPQMDFYDHMAQLAPGRRSRTTSQSSVHRASGRRSRTTSESSTHSGGRDRSNSAVKQASPPPPSIPEQPRKEETKKAKKDSPKKSGGGVGWLTTWLYRKGKNEAHLPDDKNKSIVWDEKKQKWVDLNEPEEEGQLHPRAVALQSTCSLGELA from the exons ATGCAGCCCCCCCCTCGGACTGGACCCCAGGGAGCCTCTGGGCCTCCTCCTTCCGGGCCGAATATGTTCCGCAGGACCAGGCCTCTTAAGCATACAGCAGCATCAACAGCAGCTGCGCCTGCTTCAATGCCACCCTCTACCCAACCCATGACAGACCCGTTCGCTTTTGTCCGAGCCCCACCTCCTATGGGTGCAGAGGGTGTCCAAGTACCCCACAGCGACTCTCTGCTAACACAAGCCCCACCCGATTCCACCTACACTCTTCCAGGCCCAGGTCTAGCCCCGCAACCGCAGACATCGGAGGGTGTCCCAGCTGCTCCAGCTGGCCCCCCACTGTCCTCTCTGCCAGGGGTGCCCATGTTCAGCCCTCACAGTTCAGCCGCGCCTGGTGTTCATACGGGATACGCCCCTTCGCATTCTGAACAAGGGTACTTTAACTCGAGAGAGCATACGTCAGCCGTAGCTGCAGAACCGCCATCTGTGCCGTCAGCCCCAGTACCATTTAATCAGGAATCCCACGCACAGTCTCCTCCTCAGCCTGTCACcttccagccagtgcctcctgCTGCCTCCTCTTCTCAAAGGACCTCCGATCATGGAAGTCGCCCTCCATCTGTTCAGAACTATTTTCAGCCTACAAGTGACCCTCCACAACAGCCTTTTAATCCACAGCCGCAGGCCCAGATGTACCCCTCGAATGCCCCTACCCCTCCGACACAATTTAGGCATCACCAGATGCAAAATCCTCTTCCACATCAGAACCCCGGAAATGCCCCCAGTCCTCATTATGCTGGACTAAATATGACCCAACAGCATAACTCTCATATCCAACACCAGAGCTATTTCATGCAGACCTCTGCCCCACAGGTCGTGTGGTTCAATCAAGCGCCACAGGACCCAGGCTACCACCAAGTGGCGACTGCCCCGGTCCACCTGCAGCCTGACTCAGACTCTGGATCTCATCGTGTACCTGACATGGGTCCCCAGCATGGTTCTGCTTCTGCGACAGTTCCGTATGCTCAAGAGTCTGGTACACTCGCCATGTTTTTCAACGATGATGTAGAAAATGAGGAAACCTTGGCCGGAGAGCGAAAAAAGGTCCTGAACGGCATTCCTGAATCCTCTCATTCTCAGAATAATCCGCAAGGTGCCCCACCAGCCCACAGTGGTCTTTCAGGTGTTCCTATTGATAACCAAGGCTCTCGTTTTCAAGACCATTCACACATACCATATATGAACGACGGAAACGCTACATCGCACAGAAGGAGTCCAAATCCCCCTGATGCCCGGTATGACCATGTGGAGAATTTGGAATGTGTACCGAACCAGGAAGTGTTGCCCAATGAAATTCATGGCAGTCCTGCTGGATTACCTGCAGCCCACGGAATGGACACCTATGGAACTGGCCCTAACCTGGAGACTCCGGATTCTATTCCCAGACCAATAAGATCTGCTAGTGCATCATCAAACTACAGTAATATGAGTCACGGAAGTGGTACTGCCAGTCGTCGACACCAAGGTGTAGTTGGTACCTTTATTCAGCAGGAGAGCCCACGTCTCGCAGAGGATGCTAACTTGCCTTCCAcggctgttgctgctgctggagGCTACTTTGAACAGATTGACTCTTCTCCAGCTGGAGATGCGGCCACACAGCCGAGCTCTTCGGAGCAAATGTGGCCCTCTACGCCTAGCCCGCCAAAACCAACTGGTACCTTCCAGGCCAGTGCTAACAGCTCGTTTGAGCCTGTCCGCTCACACGGGGTCGGGGTGCGCCCCGCTGAGTTCGATAGAGCTAAAATGGTAGCGGAAGGTGGCGCAGATCCTACATTGGGCAATCTGGAGCAGCCACCAGATAATATGGAAAATATTTACGGGCCAGGTCACCCTCTGCCTATTGGTGTACCTCAGCTGACAAACCCCGTGGTTCAGTCTCACTCTCGACCCTCATCCCGTGCCTTTGGCGCCAGTCGTCCCTGTGAGAGTCCTGCCACGACTTTATGGGCCCAGGGTGAGCCTACCAGCTTGGGTGCTAGCATTCTGTTAGCGCCCGCAGCCCCGACTGTTCTCGCTCCACTAAGGGAGCCTAGTGGAGATGTTATACAGCCACCAGAAGATGGTCCACTGGACCTTCATCCTCATCAAAGAATCCCACAACAACATTCAGAGAACCTAGAGAACCCACCAAAGGTGAGTGAGTTAGACACCGTGAGCTCTCAAGGCAACATGGGCTATGCGTCTCTCCTTGTGTCTGAATCGATCCAGCAGCCTGTTCTGATTGCCCCACCTGTGTCCAACTCTGTGATTCCCCCCAGTACCTTTGCTCAAGTGGCCAGTTTAAGTACTACACCTGTAAGAACACACGGACAAGGCACCAGTATATCTCTTGCACCTGTTCTTTCCCCCAGTCAGAATCCACTTAGCCCCCCTGCTCCTACCTCAAACCCATTCCCGCTCAATCTGACTCGTGAAAGTGCTGAAGTGACAACTTCCGGAATCGCTTCAGCACAGCCGCATCCAGTCCCCCCCTCTTTTTCTCATGGCCCATCGTTGAGTGGAGACCCCCACTTTGTTCTCCCCGTTAATCCTCTGGCATCGCTTGCAACTGCTTCTGTCACCAATCACAATCAGCCCTCAAATTATGAACTCCTCGATTTTTCTATGCACCAATCACAGAGCCAAAATCAAGCATCTGGGCATCCGTCTACTTTACACGAGTCTCAACAGTCAAGTAATGGATTTTACATGCAGGTGACCAAAGATGCGCAACATGGGCTAAGAGTGGATGTGAATGCTCCTGTTCAGACATCAGGTCCTTCAGCTACATCACAGGTCACTGCAGCTTCTTTATCGTCCGCTACACCGGTCCTGCCAGTTTCATCACCGTCCGCTCCAATGGTCCTgacagctccatcgtcatccgCTCCACCAGTCCCGCTGGCCTCTTCGTCAAACACAGGGGTTTCGCTGACTTCTTCCATAGCAGGCACAGACAGTCAGCAGCCCCCACCAGAACCCGCAAGGATAGCAGAGGCAAATGCTGCAGCACAGGGGCAAAGTGATGCCTCTTTTCCTGTAAGGGGAGTAGAGCCTTTCCCTGGGCAGTATCCAGCCCTGATGCAAGGACCTGCTACTGCAAGCGTTCCTCCAAGGCCACTCCCTCCTGGGTCACTCCCTCCTGCATCTGCTCAGCAAGCTCCCGCAGAGCCGCCTCGACCACCCTCTTCTGCTGGCAGCCAGCAGGGCTACGGGTACCCTCCTCCTGGCCCGGGTCACATGTATGGAGGCTATTATGGAAACTATGGAGAATACCCCGACGGCCGAACACCATATCCTCCTGGTCCATACCCACCCGGGGATCCGAGAGCTCAGCAGTATTATCAG gATGGTCCATATAAATCCAGAGGAGATCCTTGGTATGGCAGGTATGAGGGCCCCAACCCAGCTTACCGTGACCCAAACTACCAATGCCGAGAGCCTCCACCAGAACGACCCAGCTCCAGGGCCAGTCAGTACTCTGATCGGCCCCCATCCAG GCAAGGCTATCCTGAGGACTACCACAGAGCGAACCGAAGTGCCTATGATGAATATTATGCAAATTACGCCAAGCACTATGATTATGCAG GATACAACTATGGACAGTATGATCCCCGATACGGAGGATACTATGATCAGTCCTACTGGTCCACTTATGACGACAGATATAGAAGCAGAGACAACTACTATAATCAACAAATGTATCCTGCCAG GAAAGAAGGCTACGAGGACCAGTGGCGCTACTACCCCGGTTACGATAGCAGCTTCGACGACGACTACCGCCGGCGTGGTGGCGACGCATACAATGACGACTTTGACCGACGCAGCGTGCACAGCGAGCAGTCTGCTCACAGCGTGCACAGCTCTCATAGCCACCATAGCAGACGCAGCAGCTTCAGCTCGAGGTCCCAACAG AGCCAAATGTACAGGAGTCAGCCGGACTTGGTGTCAGCGGTCTATGATGCCACAGCATCCACGCTGGCTGTGGACTACTCCTACGGACAGTACCCAAACCAGACCGACGCATCCCAGAACTACGGACAGTACCTCTATCCCTCTGAGTACACAGCAGACAGCACCTGGCTCACCCCTGAACAGC CGCCCCCTCGTCCGGCCACCCCGGAGAAGTTCACGATGCCCCACCGTTGTGCCTGCTTTGGACCCGGTGGTCATCTCGTCCAGGTTCTGCCCAATCTTCCCTCAGCAGGACAGCCTGCTCTTGTTGATATTTATAACTTGGAG ACAGTGCTGCAGAACACTTTGGATCAGGAAGAACTACTATCTTTCCCTGGACCACTTGTTAA GGAGGAGACCCACAAGGTGGATGTGATAAAGTTCTCCCAGAATAAAGCGCTGGCATGTTCCCATGACAACAACCTCTTAGACAGAGATTCCGCCTGCCTACTTTGGGACTTCATTGTGCTGCTGTGCAGACAGAATGGG ACTGTGGTAGGCACCGACATCGCCGACCTGTTACTGAAGGAGCATCGTTCCGTGTGGCTGCCAGGCAAGAGTCCAAATGAAGCAAATCTGATTGATTTCAACAACGAGCCACTGGCCAGAGCGGAGGAGGAGCCAGAAGCCGGACCGTTGTCGCACATCTTCATGACGGTACCAGAAAATGTTGGAGAAGAAACGGAACACTTCAGGGAGCTGCTGCTGTTCGGTCGCAAgaag GATGCGCTCGAAGCAGCTATGAAAGGAGGTCTGTGGGGCCACGCTCTCCTTTTGGCCAGTAAGATGGACAACAGGACACATGCACGTGTCATGACAAG GTTTGCCAACAGTTTGCCCATCAATGACCCTCTCCAGACGGTGTACCAGCTCATGTCGGGTAGGATGCCTGCTTCAGCTACT TGCTGTGGAGAGGAGAAGTGGGGTGATTGGCGCCCTCACCTGGCCATGGTGTTGTCTAACCTCACACACACTTTGGACCTGGACACTCGCACAATCACCACCATGGGTGACACTCTAG CGTCGAAGGGGCTGATTGATGCAGCACACTTCTGCTATTTAATGGCTCAAGCTGGTCTGGGTGTTTACGCCAAGAAGACCACCAAGATGGTTTTGATTGGCTCCAACCACAG TTTACCCTTCTACCACTTTGCGACCAATCAAGCAATCCAGAGGACGGAAGCCTATGAGTATGCTCAGTCTCTGGGCTCCCAGCCTTGCTCCCTCCCCAATTTCCAG GTCTTCAAGTTGATCTATGCATGCCGTTTGGCTGAAGCAGGCTTGAGTGCTCAGGCATTCCACTACTGTGAAGTCATCTCTCGGACTGTCCTCGTGCAGCCATCCTATTACTCCCCTGTATTCATTAGCCAAGTCATTCAG ATGTCCGAAAAGCTGCGATTCTTCGACCCCCAACTGAAGGAGAAGCCCGAGCAGGAGTTGTTCAATGAGCCTGATTGGTTGATCCAGCTCAGAGAGCTGGCTGGGCAGATCAGA ACGGGGACAGTTACCTACAGTGCTGACAGAAGAAGTCCCACACAATTCACCAGCAGCAGCCCCAGCTCGGACCTGGATCTGCCCATTCCAGCGGAGCCGAACGACGAGTTGGACGGTCCTGGCTCCGACAATCCATTGATGAGCTCGTTACTGCCTGGGCCTACACCGCAGGGAGTACAGCTCATGCCTCCAG CGCCCACCTCCATCCTCCAAGACGGAATGGCCCCGCCTCAACCCCCCTGCGATATGCCACAGTTCTACCCAGTACCACCCAGCGGGCCAGCCGGTCATGTTCCTGTGTCAGGCTACCCTCCGCACGATCTGGCCTATGCGCCTCCCCACTTCCAGCCTCCACCCGTGCAGTCGGAAATGTACCCGGGAGCTCACCAGCACCCCGGGCCCCCGCCCCCTCATATGGGCCAGATGTCACCCCTCATGCCCCCGCCCCAAGTGCCCCATTCACCTGTGCAAGGGAGCCACCCGCCGCTCCAGATGCCGGCACACGTGCCGCCTTCGCCCGGGCACATGGGCACACCACCAGAGATGCAGATCAACCAACCGATCTCCCCGCACAGAAGCTCCCTCACACCGCAGATGGACTTCTATGACCACATGGCACAGCTG GCTCCTGGCAGGAGATCGAGGACCACGTCACAGTCTTCAGTGCACCGG GCCTCGGGACGACGCTCTCGCACCACTTCAGAGTCATCAACTCACTCTGGCGGGCGCGACAGGAGCAATTCGGCTGTCAAACAGGCTTCTCCTCCACCTCCCTCTATTCCTGAGCAGCCCCGCAAAGAGGAGACTAAAAAAGCCAAGAAAGACTCTCCCAAAAAG AGTGGCGGCGGTGTGGGTTGGCTCACGACTTGGCTTTACAGGAAGGGCAAGAATGAGGCTCACTTACCGGacgacaaaaacaaatct ATCGTGTGGGACGAAAAGAAGCAGAAATGGGTTGACTTGAATGAGCCTGAGGAAGAG GGCCAGCTGCACCCCCGAGCAGTGGCCCTCCAGTCAACATGTTCTCTAGGAGAGCTG GCTTGA